The sequence AATCCATGTACCGCTGCCTCGACTGTCTCGAGCCCTTCGACTACTTCAAACCCTACTAGATGGAACACCCCCGCGCCGGCCTTTCAGGCCGTCACCCCCTCAAGGGGGCAACACCTGCGGCCCGGCAAAGCCGGTTCCGCGGTGTTTGCTGGTTGAAGGCACGTCGCTCGATGCGTGGCATGTGTCCAGTCACACCCAAGACCGAGGAATCTCCATGAATGCCGTCGCCCGCTTCCACGAGCTGCCCGTCGCACGCATCAGCCCCGAGGCCGCGGGTGCGGTGGCCATCACCCTGGCGATCCCGCCCGAGCAACGCACGGCGTTTGCGTTCGAGCCGGGCCAGTTCCTCACCGTGCGAGCCACCATCGGCGGGCAGGACGTGCGGCGCAGCTACTCCATCAGCAGCCCGCGCAGCCTGCTCACGCGACAAGGTGAACTCACCTTGGGCATCCGGCCAGTGGAAGGCGGCGTGTTCTCGAACTGGGCGGCGAGCGAACTCAAGGCGGGCGACACGCTGAAGGCGATGCCGCCCGATGGACGCTTCACCGTGCACAAGCCGCGCGCCTTGCATCGCGTGGCCTTTGCAGCGGGCTCGGGCATCACACCCATCCTCTCGCTGATGGCGAGCACGCTGGAGGAGTCGCCCACGTCGAAGTTCACGCTGGTCTATGGCAACCGGCGCATGGACAGCGTGATGTTCAACGAAGCGTTGCAGGACCTGAAAGACCAGTACGCCGGCCGGCTCACGCTGATCCACATCCTCTCGCGCCAGGCGCAAGAGGTGCCGCTGCTCGAAGGCCGCATCGACGGCGACAAGGTGCGCGCCCTCATTGCCTCACTGCTGCCGGTGGGCAGCATGGACGAGGTCTTCATCTGTGGACCCGAAGCCATGATCGACGCGACCGAGAAAGCCTTGCTCGACGCCGGCGTGCGGCCCGACCGGGTGCACACCGAACGCTTCACATCACCCACGCTGGAAGCCCTGCCCACCGAAACGCGCAAGGCGGTGGTGCTGGGTCACGCCGATGCGGCGGTGCGCACCGAAGGCGAGGTGGCCCTCACCGTGCTGCTCGACGGCAAACCCCACGCGCTGCGCATGAACCGCGACGAACGCGTGCTCGACGTGGCCCTCAACGCGGGGCTGGACCTGCCCTGGTCGTGCCGCGGCGGCGTGTGCTGCACCTGCCGCGCCAAGGTGATGGAAGGCTCCGTGGCGATGGAGAAAAACTACACCCTGGAGCCCTGGGAAACCGACAAGGGCTTTGTGCTGAGCTGCCAGGCGCGCCCCACGAGCGACGCCCTCGTGATCAGCTTTGATGAGCGCTGAGGCGCTGCCTCAGCGGCCTCTCAGAAGCGCCAGCCCAGACCGACACCGACCAGCACAGGGTCGACCTTGAAGGTGCCGATGTTGCTGCCGCCAGAGATCACGTCGGTCTTGATGTAGACCTTCTTCACGTCGACATTGAGGTACAGGTTTTTGGACAGCGGAAAGTCCACGCCCGCCTGGAACGCCAGACCCACGCTGTTGCGCTTGATATCGGCGGCACCACCGAGCAGATCCACCGAACTGAAGCGGGTGTAGTTCAGACCCGCACCCACGTAGGGCTTGATGCCGCTGGCGTGGTTGAAGTGGTACTGCAGCGTGAGGGTGGGCGGCAGGTGCTTCAGCGTGCCGATCTGCGTGGCGCCGGCGTACACACGCTGCTTCTGCGGCACGGTCAGCACCAGTTCGGCCGCCAGGTTGGGACTGAAGAACCAGGTGAAGTCGACTTCGGGCAAGGTCTTGTCGTTGATCGACAGGTTCAGGCCGGTGCTGTCCTTGTTGGCGCTGTCCAGGTGAACGGCGCGTGCGCGCACCAGCAAAGAGCCCGCGGTGAAATCTTGCGCAACAGCAGCACCCGATGCCAGCAGTGCGAGGGAGGCCAGGGCCAGAGTGGTCTTTTTCATGGTTTCAGTGATCGAACCGGGAACATTCCCGCGACCGATTACAGAAGACCCCGGCCGCCTGCATGTTGCGGTGCGTCAATGCCGGCGCACACCGAGGCAGTCACGGCACAGGCCCTTGACCCAGATCAAAACTTCAGTCCCGCAGCACCACGACCGGGGCCACGCCGTACCGGATCAAGCCGATCTGCTCGGCGGCTTTGCGGCTGAGGTCGATCACACGGCCCTTGGTGAACGGGCCACGGTCGTTGATGCGCACCACGACGTCCTGACCGGTGATCAGATTGCGCACCCGCACGCGCGTGCCGAAGGGCAAGGTCTTGTGCGCAGCGGTGAGCTCGTGCATGTTGAACGCTTCGCCACTGGCGGTGCGCCGGCCATGAAAGGGCTCGCCGTACCACGAGGCGCGGCCTCGCTCGATCTCTTGCTCATCCCGCACCGCAGCGGGCTCTTCTCCGTCGGGCGTGGGCAGCGTCGGGGCCACCTGCGTCGCACAGCCGCCCAGCCACAACACGGTGGCCAGGGCGAGCGTGAACGCGGACTTGAAGCTCATGACAGCTGCAGCCGGTTGGCGATTTCCAGCGTCGCCACGCTCTGGTTCATGGTGTAGAAGTGCAGCGCCGGCACGCCGCCGTTGCGCAGCTGGTCGCACAGGTCGGTCACCACGTCCAGGCCGAAGGCCTTGATGGAGGCCGTGTCGTCACCAAAGGCCTGCAGGCGCAAGCGGATCCAGCGCGGGATCTCGGCGCCACTGGCGTCCGAGAAGCGCATGAGCTGCGTGGAGCTGGTGATGGGCATGATGCCGGGCACCACCGGCACGTCGGCGCCCAGTTTGTAGGCGTCGTCCACGAAGCGGAAATAGGCGTCGCTGTTGTAGAAGTACTGGGTGATGGCCGAGTGGGCGCCCGCACGGACTTTGGTCACATAGGCCTGCAAATCCGATTCGGGCGATTTCGCCTGCGGGTGCACCTCCGGATACGCCGCCACCTCGATGTGGAAGTCATCACCCGTTTCGCTGCGGATGAAGGCCACGAGGTCACTCGCGTAATGGAACTCACCGCCGGCGCCGTAGCCGCTGGGCAGATCACCGCGCAGCGCCACCAGGCGCTTCACACCCATGGCCTTGAGCGTGGCGAGCTGTTCGCGCACAGACGTCTTGGTGGCGCCGATGCACGAGAAGTGCGAGGCCGCCGGCACCGACTCGGCGAGGATGTCGCGCACCGTGTTGAAGGTGCCTTCCTGCGTGGAACCACCGGCGCCGTAGGTGACCGAGCAGAACTCGGGCTTCAGGGGATACAGCTGCTGGCGCACCGCGCGCAGCTTCTCCACGCCTTCGGGCGTCTTGGGCGGGAAAAATTCAAAACTCACGGGCAGGCCCATGGGATTCTCCAAAGATGGGGGAGTTGGCCCAGCCAGCGGCCCTCAGGCGGGCTGGCGGGCGAACACCAGAAATTCGCGGTTGCCGTCACCCCCGGTGATCGGGCTTTCAAAATAATCCAGCAGCACCAGGCCGCCGTCTTTCACCACCTGCTCGATGCGCTCACGCACCAGCGGGTAGCTCGCGTCGCTCTTGACCAGGCCGCCCTTGCCGATGTGCTCGGGCTGCAACTCGAACTGCGGCTTGACCAGCATGAGCACATGCCCGCCCGGTTTGAGCAAGGGCACGAGCGCCGGCCACACCAGAGTCTGCGAGATGAAGGACAAGTCGCCCACGATGAGGTCGAACGGTGCAGCGGCCGATTCGCCGCCCGCATCCGTCAACGCATCGGCCGTGAGGTCGCGCGCATTGCAGCGTTCGATGCAGACCACGCGCGCGTCACCGCGCAGGCGCGGGTGCAACTGGCCCTGGCCCACGTCCACGCCCACCACCTGCTGAGCGCCGCGCTGCAGCAGGCAGTCGGTGAAACCACCGCTGCTCTGGCCCACATCAAGACAGCGCAGACCCCGGACATCGAAAGCCACGCGTTGCAAGGCGCCGTCAAGCTTGAGGCCGCCGCGCGAAACGAACCGCGTCTCCGCGTTGTCCACCGCCTGCAGCTCCACCGTCTCGCGCAGCTCCTGGCCATTCTTCGAGATGGTTGTCCAGTCGCCCGGCAGCAGCCGCCAGCGCACGCCCGATGCGATCAGGCGTTGCGCTTGCGACTTGGACGCCGCCAGCCCGCGCTCGACGAGCAGTTGGTCTGCCCGCATGCGGATCAGTAGCGGTACGTGTCGGCTTTGTACGGGCCGGCTTTGCTCACACCGATGTAGGCCGCCTGCTCGTCGCTCAGTTCGGTCAGCATGGCGCCGACTTTCTTCAGGTGCAGACGCGCGACCTTCTCATCCAGGTGCTTGGGCAGCACATAGACCTTGCCGGCCTCGTACTGGTCCTGCTTCGTGAACAGCTCGATCTGCGCGATGGTCTGGTTGGCGAAGCTCGACGACATCACGAAGCTGGGGTGGCCAGTGGCGCAACCCAGGTTCACCAGGCGGCCCTTGGCCAGCAGGGTGATCTTCTTGCCGTCGGGGAATGTGATGTGGTCGACCTGGGGCTTGATCTCGTCCCACTCGCACTTCTCGAGCGCAGCCACGTCGATCTCGTTGTCGAAGTGACCGATGTTGCAGACGATGGCTTCGTCTTTCATGGCGGCCATGTGCTCGTAGCGGATCACGTTCTTGTTGCCGGTGGCGGACACGAAGATGTCGCACTTGTCGGCAGCGTATTCCATGGTCACGACCTTGAAGCCTTCCATCGCGGCCTGCAAGGCGTTGATGGGGTCGATCTCGGTCACCCACACCTGGGCGCTCAGGGCGCGCAGGGCCTGGGCCGAGCCCTTGCCCACGTCGCCGTAGCCAGCGACCACACAAACCTTGCCGGCGATCATCACGTCGGTGGCGCGCTTGATGGAGTCGACCAGCGACTCGCGGCAGCCATACAGGTTGTCGAACTTGCTCTTGGTCACGCTGTCGTTGACGTTGATCGCGCGGAACTGCAGCGTGCCCTTGGCGGACATCTCGTTGAGGCGCAGCACGCCGGTGGTGGTCTCTTCGGTCACGCCGATGATCTGGGCCGCCTTGCGGGTGTACCAGGTCTTGTCCACGGCCAGCTTGGCCTTGATGGCGTTGTACAGGCAGATCTCTTCTTCGCTCTGTGGGTTGTTCAGAACGGAGGCGTCTTTCTCGGCGCGCTGACCCAGGTGCATGAGCAAGGTGGCGTCGCCGCCGTCGTCCAGGATCATGTTGGGGCCTTCGCCTTCGGTGCCAGCGGCGCCGAATTCAAAGATGCGGTGGGTGAAGTCCCAGTACTCGTCGAGCGACTCGCCCTTGTGCGCGAACACCGGCGTGCCGTTGGCCACCAGCGCAGCGGCAGCGTGGTCCTGCGTGGAGAAGATGTTGCACGACGCCCAGCGCACGCTGGCACCCAGCGCCTGCAGGGTCTCGACCAGCACGGCGGTCTGGATCGTCATGTGGATGCTGCCGGTGATGCGCGCGCCCTTGAGCGGCTGCGCCTTGGCAAACTCTTCGCGGATGGCCATCAGGCCGGGCATTTCCGTTTCGGCGATCTTGACTTCCTTGCGGCCCCAGTCGGCCAGGGCAATGTCGGCGATCGCGCAATCGGTGAAGGTGGGGTTGTTCAGACGGGCATTCATGGTTCGCTCCAGTGAGGATGGATAAACCACATCGACGGGCGAAAAAAAGCTCATCGCACGGGATGTGGATGAGCGTCGTTGCATGGATGGTCCGAGCCTCACGCCTCGCCGCTGACTGGGTCAGTGGGGGCGCTGCAACGCTCCTCGGATGCGGGATTTTAGCCCAGCATGTCCCCGGGCGGGTGTTTGTGGGGTCTCCATCCCGGACTTCCAACACGTTCATGAGAAAGCCTGTGCGACACTGCCGGCCCCATGCCAAGCCTCCCCACCCCCTCCCCGCTCGCCCTGTGGCCCACCTCGGAGCGCAGCCGAATCCACGGGGTGTTGACCGACATCGACGACACCCTGACGACCGACGGCGCGATCACGCCCGACGCGCTGGACGCCCTGTACCGCCTGCGCGCCGCCGGTCTGCCGGTGCTGGCCATCACCGGACGGCCGGCCGGCTGGAGCGAGGCCTTTGCCCTGGCCTGGCCGGTGGACGCGATCGTGGCGGAAAACGGCGCCGTGGCGCTGTGGCGCGGGGACGGTGGGCAACTCTGCCGGGACTATTTGCTGGACCCGACCACACGAACCGACAACTTCGTCCGGCTCCAGGACACGGCACAGCGCGTGCTGCGCGAACTGCCACAAACCCGCCTGGCCACCGACAGCCCCGGGCGCGAGACCGACATCGCGATCGACCACAGCGAATTCGCGCACCTGAACGAAGCGGAGATCGAGCAGGTGGTGGCGCTCATGCGCCGTGACGGGCTGAATGCCACGGTGAGCTCGATCCACATCAACGGCTGGATCGGCGACCACGACAAGCTGGCCGGCGCGCGCTGGATCGTGCGCACGCGCCTGGGCCGCGACCTCGACGCCGAACTCGACCGCTGGGTCTACGTGGGCGACTCGACCAACGACGCGCGCATGTTCGGCCATTTCCAGCACAGCGTGGGCGTGGCCAACGTGGCGCGCTTCTGGGCCGCGCTCAGCCACCACCCGCGCTTTGTGGCGCAGGGCGAACGCGGCGCGGGTTTTGCCGAGGTGGCCAACGCGGTGCTCTCGGCCAGACCGTCATGACCGAACACCCGCTGCCCCCGCAGCACAGCCGGGCCCTCACGGGCGCAGCGCCGCCCGCGCTTGTGCCGGCACAGGCCCGGCTCGGGCTGGTGGCCATTTTCGGCTCCACCTTCTTCCAGCTGGTGGGTTACTTCATGCTCATGCCACTGCTGCTGCTGCGGCTCAAGGGCGACGGCGTGTCCACCGCGCTGGCGGGCGTGTTCGTGGCCACCGGCTGGCTCGGCGTCTTCGCCATGACGCCGTTCGCCTCGGCCATCACGCAGCGCCTGGGGCGTCGGCCTTCGCTCTGGCTCGCGGCCTTCGTGCCGGTGATCGCCATCACCGGCTTCCTGTTCAGCAACTCGCTGGTGCTGTGGTTCGTCTGCATCCTCATCGAAGGCATGGCCGCCGGGTTGCGCTGGGTGCTGGCTGAAGCGATCGTGGCCGAGTTTTCACCGCCCTCGCAGCGCGGACGCAACGTCGGCATTTTCGAGACCATGGTCGGCACCACCTTTGTGCTCGGCCCGCTGGTGCTGGCCTGGTTTGGCGCACAGAGCGATGCCGCGCTGTGGCTCGCGCTGGCGCTCACCGTGTTCGGCCTGGGCTGGAGCCTGCTCATCCCGCGCCTGCCGGCCGCCGCCGATGCGCACGACGCCAAGGTGGGCCTGTCGGGCGTGTGGCACGCGCTGCGCCTGCACCCGCTGATCATGACGGTGGGTTTTGTCGGCGGCTTCTTCGAAAGCGGCCTCACGTCCATCCTGCCGCTGTACGGCCTGGCGCTGGGACTGGGAGCCACCGCAGCAGCCCTGCTGGTCTCGGCCAGCGGCCTGGGCAGCGCCATCATGATGCTGCCCGCCGGCCTGCTGGCCGACCGGCTGGCCCACCACCCCGCGCAGCGCTGGGGCAACGCAC is a genomic window of Hydrogenophaga sp. RAC07 containing:
- a CDS encoding 2Fe-2S iron-sulfur cluster-binding protein, whose translation is MNAVARFHELPVARISPEAAGAVAITLAIPPEQRTAFAFEPGQFLTVRATIGGQDVRRSYSISSPRSLLTRQGELTLGIRPVEGGVFSNWAASELKAGDTLKAMPPDGRFTVHKPRALHRVAFAAGSGITPILSLMASTLEESPTSKFTLVYGNRRMDSVMFNEALQDLKDQYAGRLTLIHILSRQAQEVPLLEGRIDGDKVRALIASLLPVGSMDEVFICGPEAMIDATEKALLDAGVRPDRVHTERFTSPTLEALPTETRKAVVLGHADAAVRTEGEVALTVLLDGKPHALRMNRDERVLDVALNAGLDLPWSCRGGVCCTCRAKVMEGSVAMEKNYTLEPWETDKGFVLSCQARPTSDALVISFDER
- a CDS encoding OmpW/AlkL family protein, producing MKKTTLALASLALLASGAAVAQDFTAGSLLVRARAVHLDSANKDSTGLNLSINDKTLPEVDFTWFFSPNLAAELVLTVPQKQRVYAGATQIGTLKHLPPTLTLQYHFNHASGIKPYVGAGLNYTRFSSVDLLGGAADIKRNSVGLAFQAGVDFPLSKNLYLNVDVKKVYIKTDVISGGSNIGTFKVDPVLVGVGLGWRF
- the metF gene encoding methylenetetrahydrofolate reductase [NAD(P)H] produces the protein MGLPVSFEFFPPKTPEGVEKLRAVRQQLYPLKPEFCSVTYGAGGSTQEGTFNTVRDILAESVPAASHFSCIGATKTSVREQLATLKAMGVKRLVALRGDLPSGYGAGGEFHYASDLVAFIRSETGDDFHIEVAAYPEVHPQAKSPESDLQAYVTKVRAGAHSAITQYFYNSDAYFRFVDDAYKLGADVPVVPGIMPITSSTQLMRFSDASGAEIPRWIRLRLQAFGDDTASIKAFGLDVVTDLCDQLRNGGVPALHFYTMNQSVATLEIANRLQLS
- a CDS encoding TlyA family RNA methyltransferase encodes the protein MRADQLLVERGLAASKSQAQRLIASGVRWRLLPGDWTTISKNGQELRETVELQAVDNAETRFVSRGGLKLDGALQRVAFDVRGLRCLDVGQSSGGFTDCLLQRGAQQVVGVDVGQGQLHPRLRGDARVVCIERCNARDLTADALTDAGGESAAAPFDLIVGDLSFISQTLVWPALVPLLKPGGHVLMLVKPQFELQPEHIGKGGLVKSDASYPLVRERIEQVVKDGGLVLLDYFESPITGGDGNREFLVFARQPA
- the ahcY gene encoding adenosylhomocysteinase, with the protein product MNARLNNPTFTDCAIADIALADWGRKEVKIAETEMPGLMAIREEFAKAQPLKGARITGSIHMTIQTAVLVETLQALGASVRWASCNIFSTQDHAAAALVANGTPVFAHKGESLDEYWDFTHRIFEFGAAGTEGEGPNMILDDGGDATLLMHLGQRAEKDASVLNNPQSEEEICLYNAIKAKLAVDKTWYTRKAAQIIGVTEETTTGVLRLNEMSAKGTLQFRAINVNDSVTKSKFDNLYGCRESLVDSIKRATDVMIAGKVCVVAGYGDVGKGSAQALRALSAQVWVTEIDPINALQAAMEGFKVVTMEYAADKCDIFVSATGNKNVIRYEHMAAMKDEAIVCNIGHFDNEIDVAALEKCEWDEIKPQVDHITFPDGKKITLLAKGRLVNLGCATGHPSFVMSSSFANQTIAQIELFTKQDQYEAGKVYVLPKHLDEKVARLHLKKVGAMLTELSDEQAAYIGVSKAGPYKADTYRY
- a CDS encoding HAD-IIB family hydrolase, with the translated sequence MPSLPTPSPLALWPTSERSRIHGVLTDIDDTLTTDGAITPDALDALYRLRAAGLPVLAITGRPAGWSEAFALAWPVDAIVAENGAVALWRGDGGQLCRDYLLDPTTRTDNFVRLQDTAQRVLRELPQTRLATDSPGRETDIAIDHSEFAHLNEAEIEQVVALMRRDGLNATVSSIHINGWIGDHDKLAGARWIVRTRLGRDLDAELDRWVYVGDSTNDARMFGHFQHSVGVANVARFWAALSHHPRFVAQGERGAGFAEVANAVLSARPS
- a CDS encoding MFS transporter yields the protein MTEHPLPPQHSRALTGAAPPALVPAQARLGLVAIFGSTFFQLVGYFMLMPLLLLRLKGDGVSTALAGVFVATGWLGVFAMTPFASAITQRLGRRPSLWLAAFVPVIAITGFLFSNSLVLWFVCILIEGMAAGLRWVLAEAIVAEFSPPSQRGRNVGIFETMVGTTFVLGPLVLAWFGAQSDAALWLALALTVFGLGWSLLIPRLPAAADAHDAKVGLSGVWHALRLHPLIMTVGFVGGFFESGLTSILPLYGLALGLGATAAALLVSASGLGSAIMMLPAGLLADRLAHHPAQRWGNARDTRLKIMRLCALITLLATLVIPFVAGTPWLAAPVAFLWGGAGGSLYTLAMIDIGSREEGITLVNSTAVLVLSYTLGGVLAPALGAAALQWAPTVGFPVLLVGVAGLGWWLLRRAATSPSPGTPPG